In the genome of Caulobacter flavus, the window GTGCGGACCGCCGTCGACTACGGCGCGCCGATCGCCTTCGCCGTTACCTACTTCGCCACCAAGAACTTCCAGACCGCCACCTGGGTGCTGGTCGCCGCCTCGGCCCTGGCCCTGGCGGTCGGCTACGCGGTCGAGCGGCGAGTGGCCCTGCTGCCGCTGTTCTCGGGCGTGATGGCACTGGTGTTCGGCGTGCTGGGCCTGGTCTTCCACAGCGACGTGTTCGTCAAGATCAAGGTCACCGTCGTCAACGGCGCCTTGGCCGCCTTCATGATCGGCGGGGCGCTGCTGAACCGCGCGCCGCTGAAGGCGCTGATGGGCGAGGCGCTGCACATGTCCGACGCCGCCTGGCGGACCCTGACCCTGCGCTATGGCGGCTATTTTGCGGTGGCCGCCATCGCCAACGAGGTCGTGCGCCTGACCCAGGACACCCCGACCTGGGTGAAGTTCCGCATCGCGCTGCTGCCGCTGGCCCTGGTCTTCTCGCTGACCCAGACGCCCTTCATCATGAAGCACATGGCCAAGCCCGACGACCAGAAGACCCCCGAACCGCCCGACGCCGGGTTCTGACGACCCGCTTTCGCACAGGCCTCGTCCAGAGCC includes:
- a CDS encoding inner membrane-spanning protein YciB; this translates as MKRVSQSPDSKKKNAWVRTAVDYGAPIAFAVTYFATKNFQTATWVLVAASALALAVGYAVERRVALLPLFSGVMALVFGVLGLVFHSDVFVKIKVTVVNGALAAFMIGGALLNRAPLKALMGEALHMSDAAWRTLTLRYGGYFAVAAIANEVVRLTQDTPTWVKFRIALLPLALVFSLTQTPFIMKHMAKPDDQKTPEPPDAGF